Sequence from the Gloeocapsopsis dulcis genome:
ACGACATCTCAAAGGCTGCTGGGGGGGCTTTAAACGCAACAATGGTTGCAATTAGAGGTGTAAGAGTTACCGATGGTAAGTTAACTCTCACTTTTAAAGCAGAAAAAGACTTTCCTTTGATTTCTGCCATTGAAGTACTAAGGATTTAGCCCAGCTTTTTTAAAAGCCTCTTGACTGAAGTCGGGTTACTGAAACGAAGTATGCGGATACACACTCTCAAGTTTGAGGTTTATGATTAAGTCCACCTCCGTGGACTTTGTTTGTTTAGCTGCGAATTCATTCGCACTCGCATTGATGCAGGAAGCCTAATGGAGAAGCCTTATCAGCAAGTTCCAATTTTAGAGTGTCATGAACCACTAGTTCCGATTCCTCTGGAAAAGTTTGCGGTGGTTTCTCCCCATCCTTATCAGCAGTTGGGAGCAGTTTATGGCGATCGCTCTCCTTATTATTTACGTCAGAGTGTCGTATCAGCTTTACTCACTGCTCAAACTCAACTGCAAAAACAGTATCCTTGCTGGCGAATTCTCATTTTTGATGCTTATCGCCCTGTAGCTGTGCAGCAATTTATGGTAGATTACACGTTTAATCAAGTTGTGCAAACTGCCGGATTGCAAGTAAGTAATTTATCTGCAACTCAACGTCAAGAAATTTGGGAACAAGTTTATCAGCTTTGGGCAGTACCTAGTTCAGACAAACGCTATCCACCCCCACA
This genomic interval carries:
- a CDS encoding M15 family metallopeptidase; translation: MEKPYQQVPILECHEPLVPIPLEKFAVVSPHPYQQLGAVYGDRSPYYLRQSVVSALLTAQTQLQKQYPCWRILIFDAYRPVAVQQFMVDYTFNQVVQTAGLQVSNLSATQRQEIWEQVYQLWAVPSSDKRYPPPHSTGGAVDVTLVNSMGENVDMGSAIDELSERSHPDYYATSTCAEAQQYHHHRQILFEVMHFAGFQRHPGEWWHFSLGDQIWAYLVNQAYPHNPVVARYGRIS